The following are encoded together in the Kribbella sp. CA-293567 genome:
- a CDS encoding sensor histidine kinase, translating to MGPADRWFAKCRKHPLACDVAIALVVLIINLVQPGAKHGQSQIELTATGATLIVLASAVLVFRRRAPVTVLACTTLAGAAYAITEQVKSPIALALACAMYTVAVQLDRRTRSIAVATVAVVMVAAATLFTDEGLLANLTVVVLVLFASATGEAVRYRRAYSAELEERVRRAEHDREEEAERRVIEERLRIAHELHDVIAHHIALMNVQSGVASHLLREQPDEAQKALALVREGGRTVLSELTVLLGVLRRSGVDSLPTAPAPSLQELGALIESSTAAGISIDWEPPVPASLPDVLELTTYRILQESLTNVVKHAPGAAVRVRFEERRGSLTIEVTDDGGHPGTPYSGVAADPLGSGHGLLGMRERVAAVGGDLTAGPLPHGGFGVHAVLPLETGATGDYPGTAGRRSEADPERIPGAGELSAWTGGRC from the coding sequence ATGGGCCCGGCTGATCGGTGGTTCGCCAAGTGCCGGAAGCATCCGCTGGCGTGCGACGTCGCCATCGCCCTGGTCGTGCTGATCATCAATCTGGTGCAGCCCGGCGCCAAGCACGGCCAGAGCCAGATCGAGCTCACCGCCACCGGCGCGACCCTCATCGTGCTCGCCTCGGCCGTGCTGGTCTTCCGCCGCCGGGCGCCGGTCACCGTGCTTGCCTGTACGACGCTGGCCGGGGCCGCCTATGCGATCACGGAACAGGTGAAGAGCCCGATCGCGCTGGCGCTGGCCTGTGCGATGTACACCGTCGCCGTCCAGCTGGACCGCCGGACCAGGTCGATCGCGGTCGCGACGGTCGCGGTCGTGATGGTTGCCGCGGCCACCTTGTTCACCGACGAGGGGCTGCTGGCGAACCTCACCGTCGTCGTGCTCGTGCTGTTCGCCTCCGCGACCGGCGAGGCGGTCCGCTACCGCCGGGCCTACTCGGCCGAGCTGGAGGAGCGGGTCCGGCGGGCCGAGCACGACCGCGAGGAAGAGGCCGAGCGGCGGGTGATCGAGGAGCGGCTGCGGATCGCGCACGAGCTGCACGACGTGATCGCGCACCACATCGCCCTGATGAACGTGCAGTCCGGCGTCGCGTCCCATCTGCTGCGCGAGCAACCCGACGAGGCACAGAAGGCACTGGCACTGGTCCGCGAGGGCGGCCGGACCGTGCTGTCCGAGCTGACTGTCCTGCTCGGCGTACTTCGCCGCTCAGGCGTTGACTCGCTGCCGACCGCCCCGGCACCCTCCCTGCAGGAGCTGGGCGCCTTGATCGAGTCGTCCACCGCCGCCGGAATCAGCATCGACTGGGAGCCGCCGGTTCCCGCTTCGCTGCCCGACGTGCTCGAGCTGACCACTTACCGCATCCTGCAGGAATCCCTGACCAACGTGGTCAAACACGCTCCTGGTGCCGCCGTCCGGGTGCGGTTCGAGGAGCGGCGTGGCTCGCTCACCATCGAGGTCACCGACGACGGCGGCCACCCCGGTACGCCGTACAGCGGCGTCGCGGCGGACCCACTCGGCTCCGGGCACGGCCTGCTCGGTATGCGCGAGCGCGTCGCGGCGGTCGGCGGCGACCTCACCGCCGGACCTCTACCGCACGGCGGATTCGGGGTCCACGCCGTGCTTCCTCTGGAAACTGGAGCTACTGGTGACTATCCGGGTACTGCTGGCCGACGATCAGAAGCTGATCCGGAGCGGATTCCGGGTGCTGGTGAACTCAGCGCCTGGACTGGAGGTCGTTGCTGA
- a CDS encoding response regulator transcription factor, protein MTIRVLLADDQKLIRSGFRVLVNSAPGLEVVAEAANGQEAIDLARSDRADVILMDIRMPGLDGLAATRQLTADESLVGVKVLILTTFEIDEYVFEAIRAGASGFLGKGAEPEELISAIHTVARGDALLSPKALRGLMDRFLTQPEAGSGVLPAELDVLTDREREVVGLVALGLSNDEIADRLVLSPLTAKTHVNRAMMKLEARDRAQLVVIAYRTGLVTAGVQPLQ, encoded by the coding sequence GTGACTATCCGGGTACTGCTGGCCGACGATCAGAAGCTGATCCGGAGCGGATTCCGGGTGCTGGTGAACTCAGCGCCTGGACTGGAGGTCGTTGCTGAGGCGGCGAACGGGCAGGAAGCGATCGACCTGGCCCGCAGCGACCGCGCGGACGTGATCCTGATGGACATCCGGATGCCCGGGCTCGACGGCCTCGCGGCGACCCGGCAGCTCACCGCCGACGAGTCGCTGGTCGGGGTCAAGGTGCTGATCCTGACCACGTTCGAGATCGACGAGTACGTCTTCGAGGCGATCCGTGCCGGTGCCAGCGGGTTCCTCGGCAAGGGCGCCGAGCCGGAGGAGTTGATCAGCGCGATCCACACGGTCGCCCGCGGCGACGCGCTGTTGTCGCCGAAAGCGCTGCGGGGCCTGATGGACCGTTTCCTGACCCAGCCCGAGGCCGGCTCGGGCGTCCTCCCGGCCGAGCTGGACGTGCTGACCGACCGGGAGCGCGAGGTCGTCGGCCTGGTGGCGCTGGGGTTGTCGAACGACGAGATCGCCGATCGGCTGGTGCTCTCGCCACTGACGGCCAAGACGCACGTGAACCGCGCGATGATGAAACTCGAGGCGCGCGACCGGGCGCAGCTGGTGGTGATCGCCTACCGGACCGGCCTGGTCACAGCCGGCGTACAACCGCTGCAGTAG
- a CDS encoding Gfo/Idh/MocA family protein: protein MGIDRVRWGIVATGNISTSFTKDLAVLGGEAVVTAVASRSMDSATRFADEFGIEHRYDDYRRLIDDGHVDVLYIGTPHPQHYAIARAALQAKIAVLCEKPVTLTARQARDLVAVAAENGTLFAEAMWMRTNPVVQAFFADLAKGTIGEPMEALADFGFHKPQLPARLLDPALGGGALMDGGIYPMTFVHMALGQPAEVKAVGSLSSDGVDLNVAMAWRYDSGAVAALTCGLRSQNPWTASVSGQDGSLLLPSRFHNPPYYVRSTAAGEERVDVPTHGLGYHYEAAEVMRALRAGQIECPALPHAATIEILELLDETRRQIGVSYPGDDEYLGG, encoded by the coding sequence ATGGGTATAGACCGAGTCCGTTGGGGAATTGTTGCTACTGGCAACATCTCCACCTCGTTCACCAAGGATCTCGCCGTGCTCGGCGGCGAAGCGGTGGTGACCGCCGTCGCGTCGCGGTCGATGGACAGCGCCACCAGGTTCGCCGACGAGTTCGGCATCGAGCACCGGTACGACGACTACCGCCGGCTGATCGACGACGGTCACGTCGACGTCCTCTACATCGGCACGCCGCACCCGCAGCACTACGCGATCGCCCGGGCCGCCCTGCAGGCGAAGATCGCGGTGCTGTGCGAGAAGCCGGTCACGCTGACCGCCCGGCAGGCGCGCGACCTGGTCGCCGTCGCGGCCGAGAACGGCACGCTCTTCGCCGAGGCGATGTGGATGCGCACCAACCCGGTCGTGCAGGCGTTCTTCGCGGACCTTGCCAAGGGCACCATCGGCGAGCCGATGGAGGCGCTGGCCGACTTCGGCTTCCACAAGCCGCAACTGCCGGCCCGGCTGCTCGACCCGGCGCTCGGTGGCGGTGCGCTGATGGACGGCGGCATCTACCCGATGACTTTCGTCCACATGGCACTCGGCCAGCCCGCCGAGGTCAAGGCGGTCGGCTCGCTGAGCTCGGACGGCGTCGACCTGAACGTCGCGATGGCCTGGCGCTACGACTCCGGGGCCGTCGCCGCCCTGACCTGCGGGCTGCGCTCCCAGAACCCGTGGACCGCCTCGGTCAGCGGACAGGACGGCAGCCTGCTGCTCCCGAGCCGCTTCCACAACCCGCCGTACTACGTCCGCAGTACCGCGGCAGGCGAGGAGCGCGTCGACGTACCGACGCATGGCCTTGGGTACCACTACGAAGCAGCCGAGGTGATGCGGGCGCTGCGCGCCGGGCAGATCGAGTGCCCCGCCCTCCCGCATGCCGCCACGATCGAGATCCTCGAGCTGCTCGACGAGACACGTAGACAGATCGGGGTCAGCTACCCCGGCGACGACGAATACCTGGGTGGATAA
- a CDS encoding MMPL family transporter, which produces MATYLYRLGRFAFRRRRMVVFIWLGLLVAGITGAATLSGPTANGFSIPGTESQRALDLLDERFPQAGADGGTARIVFQAPPGGKLADPANAALVRSTLDEIGAAPQVDRVVDPFTAKAISADGRTGYAQVAYQVSAQEVTPEAQEAVTEAVQPAREAGLTVELGGDAMQVQQEQSATEVIGVGVAAVVLLITFGSLIAAGLPLLSAIIGVGIGATAITAATGFVDIGSGTPILAVMIGLAVSIDYALFIMSRYRHELGTGLEPEEAVGRAVGTAGSAVVFAGLTVVIALGGLIVVDIPFLTQMGLAAAFTVVIAVAIAITLLPAVLGMAGRRVLGGKLPGLRGGDPEGTSGRPSAGRRWAKFVTRRPLAVLLVTVAGLGVLAIPATDLKLGLPDESTAAPDSTQRKAYELLSDGFGPGFNGPLMLVVDAAGAADPKGAAAATADAVRKLPGAAVVTPPNFNPQGDTALLTVIPSTGPGTDQTKDLVEAIRAAPELAGAEVSVTGTTAFNIDISDKLNDALLPYLSLIVGLAFLLLMVMFRSILVPLKAALGFLLTVAATFGAVVAVFQWGWLAGLFGIEGQAGPIISMLPVFLVGIVFGLAMDYQVFLVTRMREEHVHGATPRAAVVDGFSHGARVVTAAAVIMVAVFSGFILSSETLVRQIGFGLAFAVAIDAFVVRMTIVPAVMALLGRSAWWLPRWLDRLLPDIDVEGDKLRQTLTPDVPAREPALTAH; this is translated from the coding sequence ATGGCTACCTACCTCTACCGCCTCGGCAGGTTCGCGTTCCGCCGACGCCGAATGGTCGTGTTCATCTGGCTGGGGCTGCTCGTCGCGGGCATCACCGGCGCTGCGACGTTGTCCGGTCCGACCGCGAACGGCTTCTCCATTCCGGGCACCGAGTCGCAGCGAGCGCTGGACCTGCTCGACGAGCGGTTCCCGCAGGCAGGGGCGGACGGTGGCACGGCCCGGATCGTGTTCCAGGCGCCGCCGGGTGGCAAGCTCGCCGATCCCGCCAACGCGGCGCTGGTGCGGAGTACTCTCGACGAGATCGGAGCCGCGCCGCAGGTGGACCGGGTGGTGGATCCCTTTACCGCCAAGGCGATCTCGGCCGACGGCAGGACAGGATACGCCCAAGTCGCCTACCAGGTCAGTGCGCAGGAGGTCACGCCGGAAGCGCAGGAAGCGGTGACCGAGGCGGTGCAGCCGGCCCGGGAAGCGGGCCTCACCGTCGAGCTCGGTGGCGACGCGATGCAGGTGCAGCAGGAGCAGAGCGCGACCGAGGTGATCGGGGTCGGGGTCGCCGCGGTGGTCCTGCTGATCACCTTCGGCTCCCTGATCGCGGCCGGACTTCCGTTGCTCTCGGCAATCATCGGGGTCGGGATCGGTGCCACCGCGATCACCGCGGCCACCGGCTTCGTCGACATCGGCTCCGGGACACCGATCCTCGCGGTGATGATCGGGCTCGCGGTGTCGATCGACTACGCCCTGTTCATCATGTCCCGCTACCGGCACGAACTGGGCACCGGACTGGAGCCCGAGGAGGCCGTCGGCCGGGCGGTCGGCACCGCGGGCTCGGCGGTCGTCTTCGCCGGGCTGACCGTGGTGATCGCCCTGGGCGGCCTGATCGTGGTGGACATTCCGTTCCTCACCCAGATGGGGCTCGCGGCGGCCTTCACCGTCGTGATCGCGGTGGCCATCGCGATCACCCTGCTCCCTGCCGTCCTCGGGATGGCGGGCCGCCGCGTGCTCGGCGGCAAGCTCCCCGGCCTGCGCGGCGGCGATCCGGAGGGAACGAGCGGCAGGCCCTCGGCCGGCCGCCGATGGGCCAAGTTCGTCACCCGGCGTCCGCTGGCGGTCCTGCTGGTGACCGTCGCCGGTCTCGGCGTGCTGGCGATCCCCGCCACCGATCTCAAGCTCGGGCTGCCCGACGAGAGCACCGCCGCGCCGGATTCCACCCAGCGCAAGGCCTACGAACTGCTGTCGGACGGTTTCGGCCCCGGCTTCAACGGCCCGCTGATGCTCGTGGTCGACGCGGCAGGCGCCGCCGATCCGAAGGGTGCCGCGGCAGCCACCGCGGACGCAGTACGGAAGTTGCCCGGTGCCGCCGTGGTGACGCCGCCGAACTTCAACCCACAAGGTGACACCGCTCTGCTGACGGTGATCCCGTCGACCGGGCCCGGCACCGACCAGACCAAGGACCTGGTCGAGGCGATCCGGGCGGCGCCGGAGCTGGCTGGTGCCGAGGTGTCGGTGACCGGTACGACGGCCTTCAACATCGACATCTCCGACAAACTGAACGACGCGCTGCTGCCCTACCTGTCGCTCATTGTCGGGCTGGCGTTCCTGTTGCTGATGGTGATGTTCCGGTCGATCCTGGTGCCGCTGAAGGCGGCGCTGGGGTTCCTGCTGACGGTCGCGGCGACCTTCGGTGCCGTCGTCGCCGTGTTCCAGTGGGGCTGGCTGGCCGGGTTGTTCGGCATCGAGGGACAGGCCGGACCGATCATCAGCATGCTGCCGGTGTTCCTGGTCGGGATCGTGTTCGGCCTCGCGATGGACTACCAGGTCTTCCTGGTCACCCGGATGAGGGAGGAGCACGTGCACGGGGCGACGCCGCGGGCGGCGGTGGTCGACGGTTTCAGTCACGGTGCCAGGGTGGTCACCGCCGCCGCGGTGATCATGGTCGCGGTGTTCTCGGGCTTCATCCTGTCCAGCGAGACCCTGGTCCGGCAGATCGGCTTCGGGCTCGCCTTCGCGGTCGCGATCGACGCCTTCGTGGTCCGGATGACGATCGTGCCGGCCGTGATGGCGCTGCTCGGCCGCTCGGCCTGGTGGCTGCCGCGATGGCTCGACCGGCTGCTCCCCGACATCGACGTGGAGGGCGACAAACTGCGCCAAACCCTCACCCCCGACGTACCGGCCCGCGAGCCCGCCCTCACCGCCCACTAA
- a CDS encoding FGGY family carbohydrate kinase, which produces MRRTDGGNEEPGAGGGRILALDLGTSSARALVLSPDASPIPGALARHKVSARYGAAGEATLDLHGYVEGLLGCLDELEQGGHLTGISAIVLSSQWHSIVALDNKGAPLTPVIPWVDTRSVELALDPAFDEQAFHARTGAWLHRLYWTRRIPWLRSVTDPSCYAGLPDLVLERLTGHRVTSVSVASGTGTLDLATGGYDAEALAVAGVSADQLPPIVPTGWTGAISAEYARRWPGLVGVPVHPPTGDGAASNVGTGGYDATTAAVTVGTSAAVRVVHPIEGAPELPWELWRYRVDDQRAVTGMAFSAAGNLHAWLTGVLNLEADEPVGVEIGSSRVIAIPFHAGTRPPHIVPGGSGVYFGLSFDDSAADLLAASLQGASLEIDRGLRMLDELFGRPLEVVLGGGGIDASAWWRRCLTATFDRPTDVCSEPEVGARGAAAVALGLSPEPGGEHLDPVPAEAERIRLLRPRYESLRELAVQAAVSPTAADELPSPRAENRTTDSPGAKPE; this is translated from the coding sequence ATGCGGAGGACTGACGGCGGCAACGAAGAGCCGGGGGCCGGTGGCGGGCGGATCCTGGCGCTGGATCTCGGGACGTCGTCGGCCCGGGCCCTGGTGCTGTCCCCCGACGCGTCCCCGATCCCCGGCGCGCTCGCCCGGCACAAGGTCAGTGCCCGGTACGGCGCCGCCGGCGAGGCGACGCTCGATCTGCACGGGTACGTCGAAGGCCTGCTCGGCTGTCTCGACGAGCTGGAGCAGGGCGGCCACCTGACCGGGATCAGTGCGATCGTGCTGTCCTCGCAGTGGCACTCGATCGTTGCCCTGGACAACAAGGGCGCCCCGCTGACGCCGGTGATCCCGTGGGTCGACACCCGGTCCGTGGAGCTCGCGCTCGATCCGGCCTTCGACGAGCAGGCTTTCCACGCTCGCACCGGCGCCTGGCTGCACCGGCTGTACTGGACCCGCCGGATCCCTTGGCTGCGCTCGGTCACGGACCCGTCGTGTTACGCCGGCCTGCCCGACCTGGTGCTCGAGCGGCTGACCGGCCACCGCGTCACGTCGGTCTCCGTCGCTTCCGGGACCGGCACGCTCGACCTCGCCACCGGCGGGTACGACGCCGAAGCACTCGCCGTGGCCGGTGTCTCGGCCGATCAGCTTCCGCCGATCGTGCCGACCGGTTGGACCGGCGCGATCTCGGCGGAGTACGCGCGCCGCTGGCCGGGCCTGGTCGGCGTACCGGTTCATCCGCCGACCGGTGACGGTGCGGCTTCCAATGTCGGCACCGGCGGCTACGACGCGACCACCGCCGCCGTGACGGTCGGTACGTCGGCCGCCGTGCGCGTCGTGCACCCGATCGAGGGCGCCCCCGAGCTGCCGTGGGAGCTGTGGCGCTACCGCGTCGACGATCAGCGCGCCGTCACCGGAATGGCCTTCTCCGCCGCGGGAAACCTGCACGCGTGGCTGACCGGCGTACTGAACCTGGAAGCCGATGAGCCGGTCGGGGTGGAGATCGGCTCGTCGCGAGTCATCGCGATCCCCTTCCACGCCGGCACCCGGCCGCCGCACATCGTTCCGGGCGGTTCCGGCGTGTACTTCGGGCTGTCGTTCGACGACTCCGCCGCCGATCTGCTCGCCGCCTCCCTGCAGGGCGCGTCGCTGGAGATCGACCGTGGGCTGCGGATGCTCGACGAGCTCTTCGGCCGCCCGCTCGAAGTCGTCCTCGGTGGCGGCGGCATCGACGCTTCGGCTTGGTGGCGGCGCTGCCTCACCGCGACCTTCGACCGGCCGACCGACGTCTGCTCCGAACCCGAGGTCGGCGCCCGAGGCGCGGCGGCGGTCGCGTTGGGCTTGTCGCCCGAGCCCGGCGGCGAACACCTGGACCCGGTCCCTGCTGAGGCTGAACGCATCAGACTCCTCCGCCCCCGCTACGAGTCCCTGCGCGAACTCGCGGTCCAGGCTGCCGTCTCCCCGACCGCCGCCGACGAACTCCCCTCCCCCCGAGCCGAGAACCGCACCACCGACTCCCCCGGCGCAAAACCCGAATAA
- a CDS encoding alpha,alpha-trehalose-phosphate synthase (UDP-forming): protein MPSGRSSFVVVANRLPVDRIEMPDGTTAWRRSPGGLVTALAPVMQRHQGAWIGWTGGVDEKVDPFDEGGMHLVPVTLSAEDIELYYEGFSNATLWPLYHDVIVAPEFHREWWESYVAVNRRFAEAAAEAADDNAVVWVHDYQLQLVPAMLRRLRPDVRIGFFLHIPFPPTELFAQMPWRRQILDGLMGADLVGFQRPGAASNFARLARNRMGLRTRGDRIHLPDDRVVRAKAFPISIDVGELEQIARQPETIARAAEMREEVGNPAHILLGVDRLDYTKGIRQRLRAFGELLDEGRVSVDDAVFIQVATPSRERVEQYRVLRDEIELLVGRINGEHGRIGTPAINYLHTSYSRTEMAALFRAADVAVVTPLRDGMNLVAKEYVACRYDDTGALVLSEFAGAADEFRQAFLVNPHDINGMKDTIVDAMNTDDRQLGRRMKAMRKHLAAHDVNVWAASFLKALHAED, encoded by the coding sequence ATGCCGAGCGGACGCAGTTCCTTCGTAGTGGTGGCCAACCGGCTGCCTGTCGACCGGATCGAGATGCCCGACGGTACGACGGCCTGGCGCCGCAGCCCCGGCGGTCTGGTGACCGCGCTGGCACCGGTGATGCAGCGCCACCAGGGCGCCTGGATCGGCTGGACCGGCGGCGTCGACGAGAAGGTGGACCCGTTCGACGAGGGCGGTATGCACCTGGTCCCGGTGACGCTGTCGGCCGAGGACATCGAGCTGTACTACGAGGGCTTCTCCAACGCGACGCTCTGGCCGCTCTACCACGACGTGATCGTGGCGCCGGAGTTCCACCGCGAGTGGTGGGAGTCGTACGTCGCGGTCAACCGGCGCTTCGCCGAGGCGGCCGCGGAGGCGGCCGACGACAACGCCGTGGTGTGGGTGCACGACTACCAGCTGCAGCTGGTGCCGGCGATGCTGCGGCGGCTGCGCCCCGACGTCCGGATCGGCTTCTTCCTGCACATCCCGTTCCCGCCGACCGAGCTGTTCGCGCAGATGCCGTGGCGGCGGCAGATCCTCGACGGGTTGATGGGTGCCGACCTGGTCGGCTTCCAGCGGCCGGGCGCGGCGTCCAACTTCGCCCGGCTGGCGCGCAACCGGATGGGCCTGCGCACCCGCGGCGACCGCATCCACTTGCCCGACGACCGGGTGGTGCGGGCCAAGGCGTTCCCGATCTCGATCGACGTCGGCGAGCTGGAGCAGATCGCCCGTCAGCCGGAGACGATCGCCCGCGCCGCCGAGATGCGCGAGGAGGTCGGCAACCCCGCGCACATCCTGCTCGGCGTCGACCGGCTCGACTACACCAAGGGCATCCGGCAGCGGCTGCGGGCGTTCGGTGAGCTGCTCGACGAGGGTCGCGTCTCGGTCGACGACGCGGTCTTCATCCAGGTCGCCACCCCGTCGCGGGAGCGGGTCGAGCAGTACCGGGTACTGCGGGACGAGATCGAGCTGCTGGTCGGCCGGATCAACGGCGAGCACGGCCGGATCGGCACGCCGGCCATCAACTACCTGCACACGTCGTACTCGCGCACCGAGATGGCGGCGCTGTTCCGGGCCGCGGACGTCGCGGTCGTCACTCCCCTCCGGGACGGGATGAACCTGGTCGCCAAGGAGTACGTCGCCTGCCGCTACGACGACACCGGCGCGCTCGTCCTGAGCGAGTTCGCCGGCGCCGCCGACGAGTTCCGCCAGGCCTTCCTGGTGAACCCGCACGACATCAACGGCATGAAGGACACCATCGTCGACGCCATGAACACCGACGACCGTCAGCTCGGCCGCCGGATGAAGGCGATGCGCAAGCACCTGGCCGCCCACGATGTGAACGTCTGGGCGGCGTCCTTCCTGAAGGCGCTCCATGCGGAGGACTGA